The Sediminispirochaeta smaragdinae DSM 11293 genome has a segment encoding these proteins:
- a CDS encoding tryptophanase, whose translation MAITYLPEPFRIKMVETIKMLTPEEREQRIAEAKYNLFNLKGKDVYIDLLTDSGTNAMSQEQWAGVMKGDEAYAGGASYYKLLEAAQDITGYAYIQPVHQGRAAEKVLFGILMGKGQFSISNMHFDTTRAHVELTGARAIDCVVSDAMDPAKRAPFKGNMDVDKLESLIKKYGAEKVALVVMTVTNNSAGGQPVSMQNIRETASVCKKYNIKFCIDAARFAENAFFIKKREDGYRDASIKDITNEMFSYADMFTMSAKKDAIVNMGGLIGIKDDAELFSACKGRTISFEGFITYGGLSGRDLESLAIGLYEGIDENQLRYRIGQIEYLASRLDDAGITYQAPAGGHGIFVDAKALLPHIPYYEFPGQALAVELYKEAGIRTCDIGSYMLGNDPDTGKQLHAEFEFTRLAIPRRVYTQAHIDVMAEALIEIKKRANRVKGYKITWEPPVLRHFQASLKPLT comes from the coding sequence ATGGCAATAACATATTTACCAGAACCGTTTAGAATCAAAATGGTTGAAACAATTAAGATGCTTACCCCCGAAGAACGGGAACAAAGGATTGCTGAAGCAAAATACAACCTCTTCAATCTTAAAGGAAAAGATGTCTATATCGACCTACTGACCGACAGCGGTACCAATGCAATGAGTCAGGAACAATGGGCCGGGGTCATGAAAGGCGACGAAGCCTATGCCGGCGGTGCCAGCTATTACAAACTTCTCGAGGCAGCCCAGGATATCACCGGTTATGCATACATCCAGCCGGTCCATCAGGGGCGGGCAGCTGAAAAGGTTCTTTTCGGCATTCTGATGGGAAAAGGCCAGTTTTCGATTTCCAACATGCATTTTGATACAACTAGAGCGCACGTCGAACTTACCGGAGCGAGGGCCATCGATTGTGTGGTTTCCGATGCTATGGATCCTGCCAAACGGGCACCATTCAAAGGGAATATGGACGTTGACAAGCTAGAATCACTAATTAAAAAATACGGAGCCGAAAAGGTCGCGCTTGTCGTCATGACCGTTACCAACAATTCGGCAGGAGGGCAGCCGGTATCGATGCAAAACATCCGAGAAACGGCATCGGTTTGCAAGAAATATAATATCAAGTTTTGTATTGATGCAGCACGTTTTGCAGAAAACGCCTTTTTCATCAAAAAGCGGGAAGATGGTTATCGTGATGCTTCGATTAAAGATATTACCAATGAAATGTTCTCCTATGCAGATATGTTTACCATGAGTGCAAAAAAAGATGCCATTGTAAACATGGGAGGCCTTATTGGTATAAAGGATGATGCCGAACTTTTTTCGGCCTGCAAGGGGAGAACCATATCGTTCGAGGGCTTTATAACCTACGGAGGTCTTTCGGGACGGGATCTTGAAAGCCTTGCGATAGGCCTTTACGAAGGAATCGACGAAAATCAGTTGCGTTACCGAATCGGGCAAATAGAATATCTCGCCAGTCGCTTGGATGATGCGGGGATCACCTACCAGGCACCGGCCGGGGGACACGGCATCTTTGTAGATGCAAAGGCCTTGTTGCCCCATATTCCCTATTATGAGTTCCCTGGTCAGGCGCTTGCCGTGGAACTCTACAAAGAGGCCGGTATTCGAACATGCGACATAGGCTCGTACATGCTTGGCAACGATCCCGATACCGGTAAACAACTTCACGCGGAATTTGAGTTCACCAGACTCGCCATTCCCAGAAGGGTCTACACTCAGGCCCATATCGACGTAATGGCAGAAGCATTAATCGAGATAAAGAAGAGGGCAAATAGGGTAAAAGGCTACAAAATCACCTGGGAACCTCCTGTCTTGCGACATTTTCAGGCAAGCCTTAAGCCTCTTACATAA
- a CDS encoding RidA family protein — protein sequence MIKRIVTEKAPPAIGPYSQAVETDTLIFVSGQLPINPATGCFASAEIKGQTQQSVENVKQVLQARGLDLDRVVKTTVFLSDMKNFTSMNEVYREMFDQESVPARSAVEVSRLPKDALVEIEAIAAKN from the coding sequence ATGATAAAACGAATTGTAACCGAAAAAGCTCCGCCCGCAATAGGCCCTTACTCTCAGGCCGTTGAAACCGATACCCTAATCTTCGTATCGGGACAACTTCCGATCAATCCCGCTACTGGTTGCTTTGCGTCTGCCGAGATAAAGGGCCAAACACAACAATCCGTAGAGAATGTAAAACAGGTACTGCAGGCACGAGGACTCGATTTGGATCGGGTCGTGAAAACAACGGTATTTTTAAGCGACATGAAAAATTTCACAAGCATGAATGAAGTATATCGGGAAATGTTCGATCAAGAGTCTGTCCCCGCTCGTTCTGCAGTCGAAGTTTCTCGATTACCAAAAGATGCTTTGGTAGAAATTGAAGCAATTGCTGCTAAAAACTAA
- a CDS encoding sodium-dependent transporter has product MDDKSAEITRDSFNTRIGFILACIGSAVGMANLWLFPYRIGQFGGAAFLIPYCLSIIVIGLVGVIGEMSFGRAMRTGPLGSFKKAFLRRGKKHGELLGLIPVIGSLGIAIGYAVVVGWILRFVVGSITGAVINTTDSAAYFGKIAGPLGSIGWHFTGLALTFVIMLMGIAKGIEKVNKFMMPTFFILFVLLAIRVLTLPGSIEGYRYLFIPKWELLAKPKTWVYALGQAFFSLSLAGSGTVVYGSYLKNTEDVVSCAKNVALYDTIAALLAAIVILPAVFVFHLDPTAGPPLMFITMPNVFKMMPMGYLFSIIFFVAVLFAGISSLMNLLETPVEAIQQRFKVSRGTAIAVVAIISASAGLILENGSTLGTWMDIVSIYIIPLGALLSGIMFFWVCGPGFARQQAQTGRKKKIGRWFEPMTKYVFCGFTILIYILGILYGGIG; this is encoded by the coding sequence ATGGATGACAAAAGTGCAGAAATTACCCGTGACAGCTTTAATACACGAATAGGTTTTATTCTGGCCTGTATCGGATCCGCCGTCGGGATGGCAAATTTGTGGCTGTTTCCCTACCGAATCGGGCAATTCGGTGGAGCCGCTTTTCTCATACCCTACTGCCTTTCCATTATCGTTATAGGTCTGGTGGGAGTCATTGGAGAAATGTCCTTCGGTCGGGCAATGAGAACAGGGCCATTGGGGTCCTTCAAAAAGGCATTTCTACGCAGAGGCAAAAAACACGGAGAGCTTTTGGGCCTTATACCGGTCATAGGCTCCCTCGGTATCGCCATTGGCTACGCGGTCGTCGTTGGTTGGATACTACGTTTTGTAGTGGGATCTATTACCGGAGCCGTGATCAATACAACAGACAGCGCCGCATATTTCGGCAAGATTGCAGGCCCGCTGGGAAGTATCGGCTGGCATTTTACCGGCCTGGCCTTAACCTTTGTAATTATGCTTATGGGAATTGCCAAAGGCATAGAAAAAGTGAATAAATTCATGATGCCTACCTTTTTCATTCTTTTTGTTCTTCTAGCGATTCGAGTCCTCACGCTTCCCGGATCAATCGAAGGCTATAGGTATCTTTTTATTCCTAAGTGGGAACTTCTTGCAAAACCTAAAACCTGGGTATACGCCCTCGGCCAGGCATTTTTCTCTCTTTCACTTGCAGGATCCGGAACGGTAGTGTACGGAAGCTATCTAAAGAATACAGAAGATGTCGTCAGCTGCGCGAAAAACGTGGCCCTCTACGATACCATTGCTGCGCTGCTTGCCGCGATCGTAATTCTTCCCGCAGTCTTTGTCTTCCACCTCGATCCGACAGCAGGACCTCCATTGATGTTCATCACCATGCCGAATGTCTTCAAGATGATGCCGATGGGCTACCTATTTTCCATCATTTTTTTCGTTGCAGTACTCTTTGCCGGGATCAGCTCGCTTATGAACCTGCTTGAAACCCCAGTCGAAGCAATCCAACAACGATTTAAGGTATCAAGAGGTACGGCAATTGCCGTTGTCGCAATAATAAGTGCAAGTGCAGGGCTCATCCTGGAGAATGGGTCGACGTTGGGCACATGGATGGATATTGTATCAATTTATATTATACCTCTAGGCGCATTGCTTTCCGGAATCATGTTTTTCTGGGTCTGCGGGCCGGGATTCGCACGTCAGCAAGCCCAGACAGGCCGCAAAAAGAAAATCGGCAGATGGTTCGAACCTATGACAAAATATGTGTTCTGCGGTTTTACAATTCTTATTTATATTCTTGGTATTTTGTACGGCGGCATTGGTTGA